From Chryseobacterium salivictor, a single genomic window includes:
- a CDS encoding RNA methyltransferase, producing MSSTKKLKLEELGRIDIETFKEAKKTPLVVVLDNVRSMHNVGAIFRTADAFLIEKVVLCGITPQPPHREIHKAALGATESVDWVYEKDISEALQNLKKENFKIIGIEQTSNSKVITDYSINKDEKYALVLGNEVDGLSDEALSYYDTFLEIPQLGTKHSLNVSVCGGIVMWEFFKYLK from the coding sequence ATGTCATCCACAAAGAAACTGAAACTCGAAGAATTAGGAAGAATAGATATCGAAACCTTCAAAGAAGCAAAAAAAACACCCCTCGTTGTGGTTTTGGATAATGTTCGGAGCATGCACAATGTGGGTGCAATTTTCCGAACGGCAGATGCTTTCTTAATCGAAAAAGTGGTGTTGTGCGGGATTACGCCGCAACCGCCGCACCGGGAAATTCACAAAGCCGCTTTGGGAGCTACCGAAAGCGTCGATTGGGTTTATGAAAAAGACATTTCCGAAGCACTTCAGAATTTAAAAAAGGAAAACTTCAAAATTATAGGAATCGAGCAGACATCCAACTCAAAAGTGATCACCGATTATTCCATTAATAAAGACGAAAAATACGCTTTGGTTTTAGGAAACGAAGTGGATGGATTGAGCGATGAAGCGCTGTCATATTACGATACTTTCCTGGAGATTCCTCAGTTGGGAACGAAGCATTCTTTAAATGTTTCTGTGTGTGGCGGAATTGTGATGTGGGAATTCTTTAAATATTTAAAATAA
- a CDS encoding 2'-5' RNA ligase family protein, whose protein sequence is MSLYFIAVVPHKGLRQKARVFSKDFAERFNSVKSFENFPHITIIKPFHFDENQEKILVESFSLMNLKCTPFEVFLKNFGCFPNKEKPVIFIKPVNSTELQHLYDEVQPLMKFHSYAKIHPHLTVAYKDLSPENFQKAWQEYQTKTFEDSFMVDKICLFKHENKKWNLLKIKYLG, encoded by the coding sequence ATGAGTTTATATTTTATTGCAGTTGTTCCTCATAAGGGACTTCGTCAGAAAGCCAGAGTTTTCAGTAAAGATTTTGCTGAAAGATTTAACTCTGTAAAATCATTTGAAAACTTCCCTCATATCACCATTATTAAACCTTTTCATTTCGATGAAAATCAGGAAAAAATATTGGTTGAAAGTTTCTCTTTAATGAATTTGAAATGCACTCCTTTTGAGGTGTTTCTGAAAAATTTCGGATGTTTTCCGAATAAAGAAAAACCGGTTATTTTTATCAAACCCGTAAACTCAACCGAACTTCAACATCTGTACGATGAGGTTCAGCCGCTGATGAAATTTCATTCTTATGCGAAAATTCATCCTCATCTTACGGTCGCATACAAAGATTTAAGCCCGGAAAATTTTCAGAAAGCCTGGCAGGAATATCAGACAAAAACTTTTGAAGATTCTTTTATGGTAGATAAAATATGCCTTTTTAAACATGAAAATAAAAAGTGGAATCTTCTTAAAATCAAATATTTAGGATAA
- a CDS encoding efflux transporter outer membrane subunit has protein sequence MNKYFNIKILSVVFSAFVLTSCMTREKYETPKEAINENLFRTDLLPKDSISMATVSWREIFTDPVLQKHIAKALDNNLDVRVALQNISAADSYLKQSKAAYLPTLSAGPNYTFQTQSLNTQSGQLLNQRNYGSQFDVTANVGWEADIWGKLKSQQKAQLAAYLGTVAAHQAVKSDLVAAVASAYYQLLTFDDQKRIINETIILRNKNLETTKALKDAGTVTEVAVQQSEALVFNAESMLISIDIQIALLENTLSVLMGEPSHAIERTSIAAQKMPVSLALGYPANLLQNRPDVKAAEYNLMNAFELTNAAKANFYPSLRLTGSAGIVAKDLDQLFSASSLFANVVTGLAQPILNKRQIKTQYEVSLAQKEIAYLNFRKSLLNAGREVSDALKIYQSQDGFINLKRKEMNAYKNSVNYSQELVNYGMANYLEVINASVNQLNAELNISTAEYSKLDAGIELYRALGGGWR, from the coding sequence ATGAATAAATACTTCAATATAAAAATACTTTCGGTTGTTTTTTCGGCGTTCGTACTGACTTCATGTATGACGCGGGAGAAATATGAAACACCCAAAGAGGCCATCAACGAGAATCTTTTCCGCACCGATTTATTGCCAAAAGATTCTATAAGTATGGCAACCGTTTCGTGGAGAGAAATTTTCACCGACCCTGTTTTGCAAAAGCATATTGCCAAAGCTTTGGACAATAATTTAGATGTAAGAGTCGCACTGCAAAATATCAGTGCAGCAGATTCTTATTTAAAGCAGAGTAAAGCAGCTTATCTGCCGACTCTTTCCGCAGGTCCAAACTATACTTTCCAGACGCAGTCGCTGAATACGCAGTCGGGACAGCTTTTGAATCAAAGAAATTACGGCAGTCAGTTTGATGTTACTGCAAATGTTGGCTGGGAAGCCGATATTTGGGGAAAACTGAAATCTCAGCAAAAAGCCCAGTTAGCGGCTTATTTGGGAACTGTAGCTGCGCATCAGGCAGTAAAAAGTGATTTGGTTGCGGCAGTTGCATCGGCTTATTACCAATTGTTGACTTTCGATGATCAGAAAAGAATCATCAACGAAACCATCATTTTAAGAAATAAAAACTTAGAAACCACCAAAGCATTGAAGGATGCCGGAACGGTAACTGAAGTCGCAGTTCAGCAAAGTGAAGCTCTGGTTTTCAATGCAGAATCTATGCTGATCAGTATTGATATTCAGATTGCCTTGCTCGAAAACACCCTTAGCGTTTTGATGGGTGAACCTTCGCACGCCATCGAAAGAACCAGTATTGCTGCACAGAAAATGCCAGTGAGTCTGGCGCTGGGTTATCCTGCGAATCTGTTGCAAAACCGTCCTGACGTAAAAGCTGCCGAATATAATTTAATGAACGCTTTTGAACTGACCAATGCCGCGAAAGCTAATTTCTACCCAAGTTTACGGTTGACCGGAAGTGCCGGAATTGTGGCCAAAGATTTGGATCAACTGTTCAGTGCGAGTTCTCTTTTTGCTAATGTCGTAACAGGTTTGGCACAGCCGATTTTAAATAAAAGACAGATCAAGACCCAATACGAAGTCAGTTTAGCACAGAAAGAAATTGCTTATCTGAACTTTAGAAAATCACTGTTAAATGCCGGAAGAGAAGTTTCTGACGCGTTGAAGATTTATCAGTCGCAAGACGGTTTCATCAATTTGAAAAGAAAAGAAATGAATGCGTACAAAAACTCTGTGAACTATTCCCAGGAATTGGTGAATTACGGAATGGCAAACTATCTGGAAGTCATCAATGCAAGTGTGAATCAGCTGAATGCTGAGCTGAATATTTCAACCGCGGAATATTCTAAACTGGATGCAGGAATTGAGTTGTACCGCGCACTTGGCGGCGGTTGGAGATAA